One window from the genome of Commensalibacter oyaizuii encodes:
- a CDS encoding thioredoxin domain-containing protein: MPITRRFLLTTAIPAFSLFASTLRARANDISPTFMKPRTVGNPSAKVHVQEWFSLTCSHCAQFAKNVFPEVEKQYINTGKVFYTFCDFPLDKVALIAAIVARSLPVEQYQPFVFALLDNLDQWAFKEGADPIQELQKYAILAGMSKERFEQVSNDVNLRDAILSEVKSAESKYKVDSTPTFIFNGVPVVGELNIDDFGKQVAKALDHKTTP; this comes from the coding sequence ATGCCAATCACACGACGTTTTTTATTAACCACTGCTATTCCTGCATTTTCCTTGTTTGCATCGACACTCCGTGCACGTGCCAATGATATTTCACCAACATTTATGAAACCACGCACTGTTGGAAACCCTTCTGCCAAGGTACACGTTCAAGAATGGTTCTCTTTAACGTGTTCTCATTGCGCACAATTTGCAAAAAATGTTTTTCCAGAAGTAGAAAAACAATATATTAATACAGGTAAGGTATTTTATACATTTTGTGACTTTCCTTTAGATAAAGTTGCTTTAATTGCCGCTATCGTCGCTCGCAGTTTACCAGTGGAACAATACCAACCCTTTGTTTTTGCGCTTTTGGACAATTTGGATCAATGGGCCTTTAAAGAAGGTGCAGACCCCATCCAAGAATTGCAAAAATATGCTATTTTGGCAGGAATGTCTAAAGAGCGTTTTGAACAAGTCAGCAACGATGTTAATTTACGTGATGCAATCCTAAGCGAAGTCAAAAGTGCAGAAAGTAAATATAAAGTTGACAGCACCCCCACTTTTATCTTCAATGGCGTTCCTGTTGTTGGTGAACTAAATATCGATGATTTCGGTAAACAAGTTGCCAAAGCACTAGACCATAAAACAACCCCTTAA